Proteins co-encoded in one Desulfovibrio sp. JC022 genomic window:
- a CDS encoding HlyD family type I secretion periplasmic adaptor subunit, whose product MGKNWKSNLLWSLEKSLGNCIVLLLILAFSAVFILWAHTSKIEKTVRAQGVVETNLTDKIVGHFEGGVVEKVFVEEGDTVRKGQEIVAIANTNITEKRNKSLIKMRRLQAKLNRLIAESNDTTDEFAQKASTPVERSEIQFARIRGDALDEKINILKTQIQQSRAALSASEKHVKNLLDEQKVLKEQHDMLEPMVKKGIGSRQLLLQRKTELAKITTSIAEIYNKRDEYSLEIRELEQRINQAELDFYRDIREEINLVSSELKGVREELNAANEQIVRSVIRSPIDGTIYKLSANTVGGIVRSGEALAEIVPLDATIRIEGKVQPSDRTKIWNGMTAKIRPSSYEFSDQTMLKAKIVNISAKTYFDDLTRTWYYRVIFNTVKEDAEKVKEFLPGMIVEVNILSGEESVLEYLLSPITRGMRGALSEHRTR is encoded by the coding sequence ATGGGAAAGAACTGGAAAAGCAACCTGCTCTGGTCCTTGGAAAAAAGCCTTGGAAACTGCATTGTCCTGCTGCTCATTCTGGCGTTTTCGGCCGTATTCATACTCTGGGCCCACACCAGCAAAATTGAAAAGACAGTCCGCGCCCAAGGCGTGGTTGAAACCAATCTGACTGATAAAATAGTAGGCCACTTTGAAGGTGGCGTCGTTGAAAAGGTATTTGTAGAGGAAGGCGATACAGTACGCAAAGGTCAGGAAATTGTGGCCATTGCCAACACCAATATTACTGAAAAGAGAAACAAGTCCCTCATCAAAATGAGAAGGCTTCAAGCCAAACTGAACCGCCTTATTGCAGAAAGCAACGACACGACTGACGAGTTTGCACAAAAAGCATCCACCCCGGTAGAAAGGAGTGAAATCCAATTCGCCCGTATCAGGGGAGATGCTCTTGATGAGAAAATCAACATCCTCAAAACTCAAATCCAGCAGTCAAGGGCCGCCCTTTCCGCCAGTGAAAAACACGTAAAAAACCTGCTTGATGAACAGAAAGTACTCAAAGAGCAGCACGACATGCTGGAACCCATGGTCAAAAAGGGAATCGGTTCCCGCCAGCTTCTGCTGCAACGCAAAACCGAACTGGCTAAAATCACCACCAGTATTGCCGAGATTTACAACAAACGAGACGAATACTCACTGGAAATCCGGGAACTGGAGCAGCGCATCAATCAGGCGGAGCTTGATTTTTATCGGGACATTCGCGAAGAAATCAACCTCGTAAGTTCCGAGTTGAAAGGCGTACGCGAAGAGCTTAACGCTGCCAATGAACAGATTGTACGCAGCGTTATCCGTTCCCCCATTGACGGCACCATCTATAAGCTGAGTGCCAACACCGTAGGCGGGATTGTCCGCTCCGGTGAAGCTTTGGCTGAAATCGTCCCCCTTGATGCGACCATCCGTATTGAAGGGAAAGTTCAGCCCAGCGACAGAACCAAAATCTGGAACGGTATGACAGCCAAAATCCGGCCCTCATCATATGAATTTTCCGACCAGACTATGCTCAAAGCCAAGATCGTCAATATCTCGGCCAAGACCTACTTCGATGACCTGACCCGCACATGGTACTATCGGGTAATTTTCAACACCGTTAAGGAAGACGCGGAGAAGGTTAAAGAGTTCCTGCCGGGCATGATAGTTGAAGTCAACATCCTCTCCGGCGAAGAAAGCGTTCTCGAATACCTGCTCTCCCCCATCACACGGGGCATGCGCGGAGCTCTTTCCGAACACAGGACCCGCTAA
- a CDS encoding mechanosensitive ion channel: MTTKNFRTFSAIALLLTFLLLQSPASAIAQNEQATPAPAKAAETLVEQQTTQAETLANLLQYKSELEAQIKVTKKTLKKTSHQMDKEVLSVKLTDLKQQLKNVRQNFIKVATGLDLTIFNEAAQQDFVWQEEVETLVRPLLQELKEMTKRPRQIERLKSRVAYFESRLPRAEEAVQNIDTLIAAAKSPALKAELTVLKTDFEKRRTNIDNQLDVARFELKELTKDKQSFYQSTKKVMAVFFKSRGKNILFAMLAFAGVFLFFRFVDRIFKKSHPAFKTKERPFYIRLIEVLLLIFTVIAATSASLFTLYISGDWFLLSIAIIFIIGALWTAREGFTRYYEQVKLILNLGSVRENERITYNGVPWQVDRLALFAKLKNPALSPSRIRLPIGELENVISRPVGKNEPWFPCMIDDWVILSDGIRGKVISQSPDMVELIQRGGAYVTYQTSDFLGLNPKNLSRNFRLKSVFGIDYAHQANCTSTIVKQAKEFITAKLEKDGYTKHVLNLNVEFESAAASSLNLVIIADFHSDIAALYGRLNRALQRYSVDACTHFGWNIPFDQLVVHKAE, from the coding sequence ATGACGACTAAAAATTTTCGCACATTTTCAGCTATAGCCCTCTTACTCACGTTTCTTCTGCTGCAAAGCCCCGCCAGCGCAATAGCCCAAAACGAACAAGCTACACCCGCCCCTGCAAAAGCAGCAGAAACCCTTGTTGAGCAACAAACCACTCAGGCGGAAACCCTTGCCAACCTGCTTCAGTATAAATCCGAACTTGAAGCGCAAATCAAAGTAACCAAAAAGACACTCAAGAAAACCAGTCACCAGATGGACAAGGAAGTCCTTTCCGTTAAGCTCACCGACCTGAAACAACAGCTTAAAAATGTCCGCCAGAATTTTATAAAAGTTGCAACCGGACTGGATCTAACCATTTTCAATGAAGCTGCGCAGCAGGATTTCGTATGGCAGGAGGAAGTGGAAACACTGGTCCGTCCCCTGCTTCAGGAACTCAAGGAAATGACCAAACGGCCCCGGCAGATTGAACGCTTGAAAAGCAGGGTAGCCTACTTTGAAAGCAGACTGCCCAGAGCCGAAGAAGCAGTCCAAAATATCGACACCTTAATTGCAGCGGCAAAATCTCCGGCACTTAAAGCGGAGTTAACAGTCCTTAAAACCGATTTCGAAAAAAGACGCACCAATATCGACAACCAACTTGATGTCGCCCGATTTGAACTGAAAGAACTGACCAAGGACAAACAGTCCTTTTACCAGTCCACCAAAAAAGTAATGGCTGTATTCTTTAAAAGCAGAGGAAAGAACATTCTCTTTGCCATGCTGGCCTTTGCCGGAGTATTTTTATTTTTCCGTTTTGTGGATCGTATTTTCAAGAAGAGCCATCCGGCATTCAAGACCAAGGAACGCCCCTTCTACATCAGGCTCATAGAAGTTCTGCTACTGATCTTCACTGTAATTGCGGCAACTTCAGCCTCCCTTTTCACACTCTATATCTCCGGCGACTGGTTTCTGCTCAGCATTGCCATCATCTTCATCATCGGTGCCCTCTGGACCGCACGTGAAGGTTTCACCCGCTATTACGAACAGGTTAAACTTATTCTCAATCTCGGTTCTGTACGTGAAAACGAGCGCATCACTTACAACGGCGTACCATGGCAGGTGGACAGACTCGCGCTCTTCGCCAAACTTAAAAACCCGGCCCTAAGCCCCAGCCGCATCAGGCTGCCCATCGGTGAACTGGAAAATGTTATCTCCCGTCCAGTGGGTAAAAACGAGCCATGGTTCCCCTGCATGATCGATGACTGGGTCATCCTTTCTGACGGTATTCGCGGTAAAGTAATCAGCCAGTCCCCGGATATGGTTGAGCTTATCCAACGCGGCGGAGCCTACGTAACTTATCAGACCTCGGATTTTCTGGGCCTTAATCCCAAGAACCTTTCCCGCAATTTCCGTTTGAAATCAGTATTCGGCATCGACTACGCTCATCAGGCTAACTGCACTTCCACTATCGTAAAACAAGCCAAAGAGTTCATCACTGCCAAACTTGAAAAGGACGGTTATACCAAGCATGTCCTCAACCTGAATGTTGAATTTGAATCCGCTGCCGCATCATCACTTAATCTGGTTATTATTGCAGATTTCCACAGCGATATTGCAGCACTATACGGAAGACTGAACCGCGCTCTGCAACGCTACAGCGTAGATGCCTGCACCCATTTTGGATGGAATATTCCATTCGACCAATTGGTTGTTCACAAGGCTGAATAA
- a CDS encoding HD domain-containing phosphohydrolase, with protein MANKITQTLKRVFSIKNLLLILLVLALAGGTFETLSYLWKEKEQAVQSDLKEYQKVVVENESELLSSQLISYVMRGKEVARSRIFRMAIDGLNSPDNKKVLKAQEDLKNFVKVSGYSAGCLFEPNGEVFASTQGPEEILGHGYKQSVLNTLHSRTPMFSPLRTKGNGLVTDLFLPVYDAYATSTSAPPERVLMLEVPMTSILRAFLGSERTFKYESTIHLIQQNGDTSEETVFSYPNSLKLQAMKVSFDGVSEVLFGVRTDLSMDKKVYSSAQFIPVVNWWVMIETEATVPGIILSTYKQESIIYASLTLAAMVFFVLTIRFIASTRKYHRKSSRLEEKIPALQKELSLLRIINNALPEPVTLKKSDSGAFIHVNKSFSNFTGLKQTEALNLTDNQVFDHNEAETLSHGDQMVSMSNNAYSEELTMTRGSGKSTMQVTFVPCAVEKEGDSILTVYRDVTSEKNAAERGIEVRQQVINALIRAVESVPFLDGHTSLMRKLAFEIAETLLLSDADCATVEAAAILSQVGKTFVPREIMEKEGKLTPEEIKETQRYIEHTCKILEGVEFDLPITQTIWQMQETLDGSGYPNKLEGKSISTLARILGVTNTFSALVQKRSYRKAKTARQAVEILQSMADKKYDSSVIEALGAVIDTQSGKAILQESQVEF; from the coding sequence ATGGCAAATAAAATAACACAAACTCTCAAAAGAGTTTTCTCTATAAAAAACCTGCTGCTCATCCTGCTGGTGCTGGCACTGGCAGGCGGGACATTTGAAACACTCAGCTATCTCTGGAAAGAAAAAGAACAGGCAGTCCAATCTGACCTTAAAGAATATCAGAAAGTAGTTGTGGAAAACGAATCGGAATTGCTTTCTTCCCAGCTGATCAGCTATGTCATGCGCGGTAAGGAAGTAGCCCGTTCCAGAATTTTCAGAATGGCAATTGACGGCCTCAATTCCCCGGATAATAAAAAAGTCCTCAAGGCTCAGGAAGACCTTAAGAACTTCGTAAAAGTCAGCGGTTATTCTGCGGGTTGTCTTTTTGAACCGAACGGAGAGGTTTTCGCATCCACTCAGGGACCGGAAGAAATTCTGGGCCACGGCTACAAACAGTCAGTCCTGAACACCCTGCACAGCCGCACTCCCATGTTTTCGCCCCTGCGCACAAAAGGAAACGGCCTTGTGACCGATCTTTTCCTTCCCGTCTATGATGCCTATGCCACCAGCACATCCGCGCCACCGGAACGGGTACTTATGCTCGAAGTTCCAATGACCTCCATCCTGCGGGCCTTTCTCGGATCAGAACGTACCTTCAAATATGAAAGTACAATCCATCTCATCCAGCAGAACGGCGATACCAGCGAAGAAACAGTTTTCAGCTATCCGAACAGTCTGAAACTTCAGGCTATGAAAGTATCCTTCGACGGAGTCAGCGAAGTACTCTTCGGAGTAAGAACAGACCTTTCCATGGATAAAAAGGTATACTCCTCAGCTCAGTTCATCCCTGTGGTAAACTGGTGGGTAATGATTGAAACCGAAGCTACGGTTCCGGGCATAATTCTTTCAACCTACAAACAGGAAAGCATTATCTACGCTTCCCTGACCCTTGCAGCAATGGTCTTCTTTGTGCTCACTATCCGGTTTATTGCATCCACACGAAAATACCACCGCAAAAGTTCCAGACTGGAAGAAAAAATTCCGGCCCTGCAAAAAGAGCTTTCCCTGCTGCGCATAATCAACAACGCCCTGCCGGAACCGGTAACCTTGAAGAAAAGCGATAGCGGTGCATTTATCCACGTAAACAAATCCTTTTCGAATTTCACCGGACTGAAACAGACAGAAGCCCTCAATCTTACTGACAATCAGGTCTTTGACCACAATGAAGCCGAAACTCTTTCTCATGGCGACCAAATGGTCAGCATGTCCAACAATGCTTACAGTGAAGAACTGACCATGACCCGCGGATCCGGCAAATCAACCATGCAGGTTACTTTTGTGCCCTGCGCGGTTGAAAAAGAAGGCGACTCCATCCTCACTGTATATCGCGATGTTACTTCGGAAAAAAATGCAGCTGAGAGAGGGATCGAAGTTCGTCAACAGGTTATCAATGCCTTGATCAGGGCAGTGGAAAGTGTCCCGTTTCTGGATGGTCATACTTCCCTCATGCGTAAACTGGCCTTTGAAATTGCCGAAACCCTGCTCCTTAGCGATGCAGACTGCGCAACAGTTGAGGCTGCGGCTATTCTCTCCCAGGTAGGTAAAACCTTTGTTCCCAGAGAAATCATGGAAAAAGAAGGTAAGCTTACCCCTGAAGAAATCAAGGAAACCCAACGCTATATTGAACACACTTGCAAAATTCTCGAAGGTGTGGAATTTGACCTGCCCATTACCCAGACAATCTGGCAGATGCAGGAAACTCTCGACGGTTCCGGCTATCCCAACAAACTGGAAGGTAAAAGTATCTCCACGCTGGCCAGAATTCTCGGCGTGACCAATACTTTCAGCGCACTGGTCCAGAAACGTTCCTACAGAAAAGCCAAAACAGCACGTCAGGCAGTAGAAATATTGCAAAGTATGGCTGATAAGAAATACGACAGTTCAGTTATCGAAGCACTTGGAGCCGTCATTGATACCCAGTCGGGCAAGGCTATCTTGCAGGAAAGTCAGGTAGAATTTTAG
- a CDS encoding ATP-binding cassette domain-containing protein, which yields MDNQKRPNPAPLTESSEQNETPESASASSKSDTIDTKAAGKSENNGSDKKNFVSQENIGLFNPGEDEKGASITSCLKKIADKYGIVVTGSSLQLGSSSPINEYLRLQSDNMGLNLSIKPLPLKVDDEMLPLIVQYSDGSFALLEEKVGRRLTLWNGKQEIIRNKKSEFSEFKDWSCSLKPVFETDKVPFLSLTWFMGQVGKMWPMYSQVILATVMIHCFTLVIPLLMGIFYDRILPNLAENSLRVLITGAIIVLAFDYILKNVRTSLVEKAALRVEQDAEPQLLSLVLDTNYSKLPVSAGHLTHAIQEFSRIKSLFTTQLVVGSIDFFFLFFFLFVIYLNSGMLFAVPAVTSFLVLIVAIVYGFFIDTNVSAQSKLQSRKTSFLNEIFNGVESIKVTNAARLFVSRWASEIEKSGEMSSKYRIAQSRCSMTTGFLGQMNSAGLLIVAFFLIKNGDMSSGGLLATMVLSGRCIAVSASVSNLITSYLFARRSYKDLRKILKLEKESCETRQFKIQQLGGGVRFDSVSFRYQPESPYALENVSFESKAGEKVGIIGPMGSGKSTLLKLLAGLADPSEGLIMLDGHNMGHLNIEKVREFVGVVPQSPVLFHGTLELNLLMGSRTATQKSLHQALTISGIDKFVSKHPLGLKMPILEGGKNLSRGQRQAVAVARALISSPPLLLLDEPTSSMDSTQERILINQIKNTMTDKSIYVVTHRPQILEVVDRILVVDQGRIVADGPRDEIIRKLSSPAPARKG from the coding sequence TTGGACAATCAGAAAAGACCTAACCCCGCACCTCTTACGGAGAGTAGCGAGCAAAACGAAACCCCTGAATCTGCCAGTGCAAGCTCCAAGAGCGACACCATCGATACAAAGGCGGCCGGAAAATCAGAAAACAACGGTTCTGATAAAAAAAACTTCGTATCTCAAGAGAATATAGGACTATTCAATCCCGGTGAGGATGAGAAAGGTGCGTCCATTACTTCCTGCCTGAAAAAGATTGCGGACAAATACGGAATTGTCGTTACCGGCAGTTCCCTGCAACTAGGCAGCTCCTCACCCATCAATGAATATTTGCGTCTACAATCGGATAACATGGGGCTGAATCTATCCATAAAGCCCCTGCCACTGAAAGTTGATGATGAGATGCTGCCCCTGATCGTCCAGTATTCGGACGGCAGCTTTGCCCTTCTTGAAGAGAAAGTAGGTAGAAGACTGACTCTTTGGAACGGTAAGCAGGAAATCATCAGAAACAAGAAATCTGAATTTTCCGAATTCAAAGACTGGTCCTGTTCCCTTAAGCCCGTATTTGAAACAGACAAGGTTCCTTTCCTGAGCCTGACTTGGTTTATGGGACAGGTCGGCAAGATGTGGCCCATGTACTCTCAGGTGATACTGGCGACAGTGATGATCCATTGCTTCACGCTGGTCATCCCCCTGCTGATGGGAATCTTCTACGACCGCATCCTTCCAAACCTTGCGGAAAACTCCCTCAGAGTGCTGATCACCGGGGCTATCATAGTTCTGGCCTTTGACTACATTCTCAAGAATGTCCGCACATCCTTAGTCGAAAAAGCAGCCCTGCGCGTGGAGCAGGATGCTGAGCCGCAATTGCTATCACTTGTGCTGGACACAAACTACTCCAAACTGCCTGTCTCAGCCGGACATCTGACCCATGCGATACAAGAATTTTCACGCATCAAATCCCTGTTCACTACCCAGTTGGTAGTCGGGTCCATTGACTTTTTCTTCCTCTTTTTCTTCTTGTTCGTCATTTACCTGAACAGCGGAATGCTCTTCGCCGTCCCGGCTGTCACCTCGTTTCTGGTACTGATCGTAGCCATTGTTTACGGCTTCTTCATTGATACAAATGTATCGGCACAGAGCAAGCTACAATCACGTAAAACTTCGTTTTTAAATGAAATTTTCAATGGGGTTGAATCAATCAAGGTAACCAATGCGGCAAGGCTTTTTGTTTCACGCTGGGCTTCTGAAATTGAAAAATCAGGGGAAATGTCCTCAAAATACCGCATTGCCCAGTCCCGTTGCTCCATGACCACCGGATTCTTGGGACAAATGAACTCAGCAGGGCTGCTTATAGTCGCATTTTTCCTGATCAAAAACGGAGACATGAGCAGCGGCGGTTTGCTGGCGACCATGGTCCTTTCCGGACGTTGCATAGCGGTTTCCGCCAGCGTGTCCAACCTGATCACCTCCTACCTGTTTGCACGCCGTTCATACAAAGACTTGCGTAAAATTTTGAAACTGGAAAAAGAAAGCTGCGAAACCCGCCAGTTTAAAATCCAGCAATTGGGCGGCGGTGTACGTTTTGACAGTGTATCATTCCGCTATCAGCCGGAATCACCCTACGCCCTTGAAAACGTATCCTTTGAAAGCAAAGCAGGTGAAAAAGTCGGGATCATCGGGCCCATGGGCAGCGGTAAAAGTACCCTGCTCAAACTTCTGGCCGGACTTGCCGATCCCAGTGAAGGATTGATCATGCTGGACGGGCATAACATGGGCCACCTGAATATTGAAAAAGTTCGCGAATTTGTGGGCGTAGTGCCCCAGTCCCCGGTGCTTTTCCACGGCACTCTGGAACTGAACCTGCTCATGGGATCACGTACAGCAACCCAAAAATCCCTTCATCAGGCTCTGACCATTTCAGGCATTGATAAATTTGTTTCCAAACATCCGCTTGGCCTGAAAATGCCCATCCTCGAGGGAGGCAAAAACCTGTCCAGAGGACAGCGACAGGCAGTAGCGGTTGCCCGTGCCCTGATAAGCTCTCCGCCTCTGTTGCTCCTTGATGAGCCGACCAGCTCCATGGACTCCACACAGGAAAGGATACTCATTAACCAGATCAAAAATACCATGACTGACAAGTCCATTTACGTCGTCACCCACAGACCGCAGATTCTCGAAGTCGTGGATAGAATTCTCGTTGTAGATCAAGGACGAATCGTTGCTGACGGTCCGCGTGATGAAATTATCCGGAAACTTTCCAGCCCGGCTCCGGCCAGAAAGGGATAA
- a CDS encoding LytTR family DNA-binding domain-containing protein, with the protein MSSQQNIRCILIDDEVPAIDELSFLLSDFNDIDIVGTANSASQGIRLIEEKNPDLVFLDIQMPGKNGFHVLQEIMQFPEPPLVVFATAYDEYALQAFEENAVDYILKPLSRERLEKSIKRIRCLVYANCEEKVEMPDMNALLSSMGMGTKVLRISVEDSGRILLLEPSDVILCRVEDRKIMIYTQKGIFPCYGDKTLDKLEERLLGQPFFRTNRGEMVNLTHVRDFAPWFNGKYVVTMKHIDEQEIILSKGRVKDFRQRLGLA; encoded by the coding sequence ATGTCCAGCCAACAAAACATACGCTGTATCCTCATTGACGATGAAGTCCCGGCCATTGACGAGCTAAGTTTTCTGCTGTCCGATTTCAATGACATTGATATCGTCGGCACTGCCAATTCAGCATCACAAGGTATAAGACTCATCGAAGAAAAGAATCCCGATCTCGTATTTCTCGACATTCAGATGCCCGGCAAAAACGGTTTTCATGTTTTGCAGGAGATCATGCAATTCCCTGAACCACCGTTAGTAGTATTCGCTACGGCTTACGATGAATACGCCTTGCAAGCCTTCGAAGAAAACGCTGTAGATTACATCCTCAAGCCCCTCTCCCGAGAAAGGCTGGAAAAATCCATTAAACGCATTCGCTGTCTCGTTTATGCCAATTGTGAAGAAAAAGTTGAAATGCCGGACATGAACGCCCTGCTCAGCAGCATGGGTATGGGCACCAAGGTATTGCGCATTTCAGTGGAAGACAGCGGTCGTATTCTGCTTCTCGAGCCGTCTGACGTAATTCTCTGCCGGGTGGAAGACCGCAAGATCATGATTTACACGCAAAAAGGAATCTTCCCCTGCTACGGCGACAAAACTCTCGACAAACTTGAAGAACGTTTACTGGGCCAGCCTTTTTTTCGCACCAATCGCGGCGAGATGGTCAACCTGACCCATGTGCGCGATTTTGCGCCGTGGTTTAACGGCAAATATGTAGTAACCATGAAGCATATTGATGAGCAGGAAATTATCCTCAGCAAAGGACGAGTAAAAGATTTCCGCCAACGTTTAGGATTGGCTTAA
- a CDS encoding LytS/YhcK type 5TM receptor domain-containing protein, which produces MNPETLIITLAERFGLIVAGAFLLLTITPVHKIGFRQSSPRTDIAMQILIFGICGILGTYGGNFVFQSVANLRAMAVITGGLFGGPLVGLGAGLIAGGHRILIDLGGFSAIPCGTATMIEGLAAGIVSLYLSKKMDWRAAAGLAFVGEIVHMLMVLYLSHPYEEALQLVELIAMPMIVLNTFGAALFAQVIHIVFRHGTKQDSVKAQHILDIANLTVSHLRSGLTLESAQETAKIIHTHLTAAAVAITDNVNVLAHVGAGADHHLAGKKIRTESTLKVLAEGEPLFLESGKKIGCTHPGCPFTSAAVVPLHKNGEVVGTLKLYGTRKNQLNQLSFEMAKGLANLCSTQLELEEIQIKEQMLTHAEIRRLQAQINPHFLFNSLNTVTSFCRTNPDRARELLLELSKYMRKNLDSSRGYVPLHEELAQLHSYLAIEQARFGERIKVDLDVDETCLKWPMPPLIIQPLVENSVKHGLMGREEGGTITINIYCENEEMNVSIKDDGIGMAQEQIEAIYAKKKIDSREKGIGVRNCIQRLEQIYGPQYKMIITSEEGTGTEITFRVPKLRTAVQMREFTRNAG; this is translated from the coding sequence ATGAATCCAGAGACCTTAATTATCACATTGGCCGAGCGTTTCGGCCTTATTGTTGCCGGGGCTTTCCTGCTTTTGACAATTACCCCGGTCCATAAGATCGGTTTTCGCCAGAGTTCTCCCAGAACTGATATTGCCATGCAGATTCTTATCTTCGGGATTTGCGGAATTTTGGGAACTTATGGCGGCAACTTTGTATTTCAATCCGTTGCCAACCTACGCGCCATGGCTGTCATTACCGGCGGACTCTTCGGCGGACCGCTGGTGGGGCTCGGCGCAGGACTCATTGCCGGAGGCCATCGTATCTTGATAGATCTCGGCGGCTTCAGTGCTATCCCCTGCGGCACAGCAACCATGATCGAAGGACTTGCCGCCGGAATAGTATCACTTTACCTGAGCAAAAAAATGGACTGGCGGGCCGCAGCCGGGTTGGCTTTTGTCGGCGAAATCGTCCACATGCTCATGGTCCTCTACCTCTCCCATCCCTACGAAGAAGCCCTGCAATTAGTTGAACTTATCGCCATGCCCATGATCGTGCTAAACACTTTCGGAGCGGCTCTCTTTGCGCAGGTTATCCATATAGTTTTCCGCCACGGAACCAAACAGGATTCAGTCAAGGCCCAGCATATCCTAGATATTGCCAACCTTACGGTCAGCCATTTACGATCAGGACTGACCCTTGAATCGGCACAGGAAACAGCAAAGATCATCCACACCCACCTAACCGCCGCAGCCGTTGCCATCACCGACAACGTGAATGTGCTGGCCCACGTAGGTGCCGGGGCGGACCATCATCTGGCGGGTAAAAAAATACGAACCGAATCCACTCTGAAAGTCCTAGCCGAAGGAGAACCGCTCTTTCTGGAATCCGGAAAAAAGATCGGCTGTACCCATCCGGGCTGCCCGTTCACCTCTGCGGCTGTGGTACCCCTGCACAAGAACGGCGAAGTGGTCGGCACCCTCAAATTATACGGAACCCGCAAAAATCAGCTGAACCAGCTTTCTTTTGAAATGGCTAAAGGACTGGCCAATCTATGTTCCACCCAGCTTGAATTGGAAGAAATCCAGATCAAGGAACAGATGCTGACCCATGCGGAAATTCGCCGTTTGCAGGCCCAGATAAACCCGCATTTCCTGTTCAACTCGCTGAACACAGTCACGTCCTTCTGCCGCACCAACCCCGACCGGGCCCGCGAACTTTTGCTGGAACTTTCCAAATACATGCGCAAAAACCTCGACAGCAGCCGCGGATACGTACCTCTGCACGAGGAACTTGCCCAGTTGCACAGCTATCTTGCTATCGAACAGGCCCGCTTTGGTGAACGTATCAAGGTTGATCTGGATGTAGATGAGACATGTCTGAAATGGCCCATGCCACCCCTGATCATTCAACCTTTAGTGGAAAACAGTGTGAAACATGGTCTCATGGGCCGCGAAGAGGGCGGAACCATTACCATCAACATTTACTGTGAAAATGAAGAAATGAATGTCTCCATTAAAGATGACGGCATCGGCATGGCACAAGAGCAGATCGAAGCCATCTATGCCAAAAAGAAAATCGATTCCCGCGAAAAAGGGATCGGGGTCCGCAACTGCATCCA